Proteins from a genomic interval of Enterococcus faecium:
- a CDS encoding PepSY domain-containing protein — MKKTVIYTSLFAALFLAACQSNTNQGTSGNTSSSSEQRSSQVSDSSTKASTSSSSQTKSSSEASTQSDIKVSAARAIELFQDKYPDTAITSLELDSDWGSYFYKIEGVDDQKEYEARIDAQNEKMETENPETLDRDEQNGQKKKEDGLDVDKLITIEEAAKIAVDKVGSGTATDWDLDKDLGTTYWEVKVKDGNQSTSVKINSQTGEVLSTEQDD; from the coding sequence ATGAAAAAAACTGTTATTTATACTAGTTTATTTGCAGCTTTGTTTTTAGCTGCTTGTCAATCAAATACCAATCAAGGCACATCTGGGAATACGTCTTCCAGTAGCGAACAGCGCTCTTCACAGGTATCGGACTCCTCAACAAAAGCAAGCACATCTTCGTCTAGCCAGACAAAAAGTTCTAGTGAAGCAAGTACTCAGTCAGATATCAAAGTGTCTGCAGCTCGTGCGATCGAATTGTTCCAAGATAAATACCCAGATACTGCAATTACTAGTTTGGAATTAGATAGTGATTGGGGATCTTACTTCTACAAGATAGAAGGTGTCGATGATCAAAAAGAATACGAAGCAAGAATTGATGCTCAAAATGAAAAAATGGAGACAGAGAATCCAGAAACTCTAGATCGAGATGAACAAAATGGTCAAAAGAAAAAAGAAGATGGTCTGGATGTTGATAAATTGATCACGATTGAGGAAGCAGCAAAAATCGCCGTCGACAAAGTAGGAAGCGGTACGGCAACAGATTGGGATTTGGATAAAGATTTAGGTACTACTTATTGGGAAGTCAAAGTAAAAGACGGCAATCAAAGTACATCAGTCAAGATCAATAGCCAAACAGGCGAAGTACTGTCAACTGAACAAGATGATTAA
- a CDS encoding dihydroorotate oxidase: MSLETTFANHIFANPLMNASGVHCMTTQELDELAHSEAGAFITKSCTINERKGNPEPRYFDVPLGSINSMGLPNLGFSYYLEYALAYEKVQENQNQPLFFSIAGMSVQENLEMLEKIEKSGFNGITELNLSCPNVPGKPQLAYDFEATYETLKEVFSIFSKPLGIKLPPYFDFAHFDQMADILNQFPLTYVNAINSVGNGLYIDTEQEAVVIKPKEGFGGIGGEYIKPTALANVRAFYTRLKPEIQIIGTGGIRTGQDAFEHLLCGASMLQIGTELHKEGPEIFSRIIKELTQIMSEKGYTSIDEFKGKLRTIS, from the coding sequence TTGAGTTTAGAAACGACCTTTGCCAATCATATCTTTGCCAATCCTTTGATGAATGCATCTGGTGTCCACTGCATGACTACCCAGGAATTAGATGAACTGGCTCATTCAGAAGCAGGAGCATTTATCACTAAGAGCTGTACGATCAATGAACGAAAAGGAAATCCCGAACCACGCTATTTTGATGTTCCTTTAGGGAGTATCAATTCTATGGGACTTCCAAACTTAGGTTTTTCTTATTATCTAGAGTATGCTCTTGCGTATGAAAAAGTGCAGGAAAACCAAAATCAACCGTTATTTTTTTCCATTGCCGGGATGAGTGTCCAGGAAAACTTGGAAATGCTTGAGAAAATAGAAAAAAGTGGGTTTAATGGGATCACTGAATTAAATTTATCTTGTCCCAATGTGCCTGGAAAACCACAACTAGCTTACGATTTTGAGGCCACTTATGAAACACTGAAAGAAGTATTCAGCATCTTTTCTAAGCCGCTAGGAATCAAATTGCCTCCTTATTTTGATTTTGCTCATTTTGATCAGATGGCTGATATCTTGAATCAGTTTCCATTGACCTATGTCAATGCTATCAACAGTGTGGGCAATGGTTTGTATATCGATACAGAACAAGAAGCAGTAGTCATCAAACCAAAAGAAGGGTTCGGCGGCATTGGCGGAGAGTATATCAAGCCGACTGCTTTGGCGAATGTTCGCGCTTTTTATACACGTTTGAAACCAGAAATCCAAATCATTGGTACAGGTGGGATTCGGACAGGACAAGATGCATTTGAACATCTGCTATGTGGCGCAAGCATGTTACAGATTGGTACAGAGCTTCATAAAGAAGGGCCGGAAATTTTTTCTAGAATCATAAAAGAATTAACGCAGATTATGTCAGAAAAAGGATATACGTCAATTGACGAATTTAAAGGCAAATTACGCACCATTTCATAG